A single region of the Podospora pseudopauciseta strain CBS 411.78 chromosome 1, whole genome shotgun sequence genome encodes:
- the CHS4 gene encoding Chitin synthase 4 (EggNog:ENOG503NUDI; COG:M; COG:O; COG:T) — protein MAALTTSSSPRAAPSTSTSSPSRRKPVPVHSVSPADRYDWGENAKPLPGVPAVSESPRLRQSPVSPVKVNFQPNDWAQPSTGNIETHLSAGGPAGGASTAPAVSARLDRALPKTPDAPTPPPHTPVHEHGLQQSSTPGALGLRNRTNGTKMPMSLPASGPAISSQASNSHILGADFDELSLSDTSRRQGMNRNSRESNTTASTSQQPNSADISATTSASSVSGVLDPSDCQDNSADASTVSSIIDDAATPPEPVPQLHYHHSAFLPRPTSMNVEQDPRAQSNPNLAETGAAINRHLTPTTNGYRRSSLPRPQSSYSVYSDYGARGRSPGLLGSGNRAPSAHSTRKSPETRPSSFAELLNVPYPQPAPAPITFDNSQLRSAVGNNASLLSAQKTLEMYRQNVKKTNDYSILYSFAVFLIATAQEEGIDFEDMKRTKSPKVGTPDGQPSPSSPHDLIREARAILQKLSNNGYPFAQYYLADGYASGLFSKGKEDYNSAFPLFVLAAKHGHAESAYRTALCYEFGWGCRKDPAKAVQFLRTAASKRHPGAMTRLGKACLSGDLGEKRYREGIKWLKLAAEAADNIYNAAPYHLGCLYETGYGDDIFLDESYAAELFTQAADLGHPEANFRMGDAYEHGKLGCPRDPALSVHFYTGAAERGHAAAMMGLCAWYMVGAEPVLEKDEEEAYEWARRSAELGYVKAQYAVGYFTEMGIGCRRDILEANVWYVKAADAGDERAKVRLAAIRAAVSGGTPMEVGPPRNGKIKKHADNDKECIVM, from the exons ATGGCggccctcaccacctcttcttcgccgcGAGCGGCTCCATCAACTTCGACCAGCAGCCCCAGTCGCCGGAAGCCCGTTCCAGTGCACAGTGTGTCGCCGGCTGACCGGTACGACTGGGGAGAGAATGCAAAGCCGTTGCCTGGCGTCCCCGCTGTGTCCGAGTCGCCGAGGTTACGTCAATCGCCTGTGTCGCCTGTCAAAGTCAATTTCCAACCCAACGACTGGGCCCAGCCCTCGACAGGCAACATCGAGACACATCTTTCCGCAGGCGGACCCGCCGGTGGTGCTTCCACTGCTCCAGCTGTCTCCGCCCGCCTCGACCGTGCTTTGCCCAAAACACCCGAcgctccaacccccccaccgcATACCCCAGTGCACGAGCACGGCCTCCAGCAAAGCTCGACTCCCGGTGCGCTGGGTCTCCGAAACAGAACAAATGGCACCAAAATGCCGATGTCTCTACCGGCTTCCGGTCCAGCTATCTCTAGCCAGGCAAGCAACAGCCATATTTTGGGCGCCGACTTTGACGAACTAAGTTTGAGCGATACTTCGAGGAGGCAAGGCATGAATCGGAACAGTCGGGAGTCGAACACGACTGCCAGTACATCCCAGCAGCCAAACTCGGCTGACATCTCGGCGACGACGAGCGCAAGTTCAGTATCTGGTGTCCTCGACCCGTCAGACTGCCAGGACAACTCGGCAGATGCGTCAACTGTGAGTTCCATCATTGACGATGCCGCCACTCCGCCAGAACCTGTGCCACAGCTGCACTATCACCATTCGGCCTTTCTCCCACGACCGACGAGTATGAACGTTGAGCAAGATCCAAGAGCGCAGTCGAACCCAAATCTTGCCGAGACCGGCGCCGCCATCAACCGCCACTtgacgccgacgacgaaTGGCTACAGAAGGAGCTCGTTGCCTCGGCCGCAGTCTTCGTATTCTGTGTACTCTGACTATGGAGCGCGAGGGCGGTCTCCGGGCTTGCTGGGAAGTGGAAATCGGGCACCGTCTGCTCATTCTACGAGGAAATCTCCAGAAACGAGGCCTTCCTCCTTTGCCGAACTGCTCAATGTGCCGTATCCTCAACCTGCGCCAGCGCCCATCACATTTGACAATTCGCAGTTGCGCTCTGCAGTCGGAAACAATGCGTCTCTCCTCAGCGCCCAAAAGACACTGGAGATGTACCGGCAAAATGTCAAGAAGACAAACGACTATTCCATTCTCTATTCGTTTGCTGTTTTCTTGATCGCAACtgcgcaagaagaaggcatTGACTTCGAGGACATGAAACGGACCAAGAGTCCAAAAGTCGGCACACCTGATGGGCAgccttcaccttcctcaccacacGACTTGATTCGTGAAGCGCGAGCAATTCTCCAGAAGCTGTCCAACAACGGCTACCCCTTCGCACAGTACTACCTGGCCGATGGTTACGCGTCGGGTCTGTTCAgcaaggggaaggaggactACAATTCGGCATTTCCGCTGTTTGTACTCGCTGCCAAGCACGGCCACGCAGAATCGGCGTACCGCACCGCCTTGTGTTACGAGTTTGGCTGGGGCTGCCGCAAGGACCCCGCAAAGGCTGTCCAATTTCTCCGCACAGCTGCTTCCAAGAGGCATCCAGGCGCCATGACGAGGTTGGGCAAAGCGTGCTTGTCGGGCGATCTGGGAGAGAAGCGGTACAGGGAAGGCATCAAGTGGTTGAAGCTGGCGGCTGAGGCTGCTGACAACATCTACAATGCCGCCCCGTACCACCTCGGCTGCCTCTACGAGACTGGATACGGAGACGACATCTTCTTGGACGAAAGTTATGCGGCTGAGCTTTTCACGCAGGCGGCGGACTTGGGGCATCCCGAAGCGAACTTCAGGATGGGAGACGCTTATGAGCATGGAAAGCTCGGCTGTCCTAGGGATCCAGCTTTGAGCGTACATTTTTACACGGGTGCCGCGGAAAGGGGGCACGCGGCTGCCATGATGGGTCTCTGTGCTTGGTATATGGTTGGAGCAGAGCCAGTCCTGGAaaaggatgaggaagaagcttATGAgtgggcgaggaggtcggcAGAGCTTG GCTATGTAAAAGCGCAGTATGCTGTTGGCTATTTCACTGAAATGGGCATCGGGTGCAGACGAGATATCCTCGAAGCAAACGTTTGGTATGTCAAGGCGGCCGATGCGGGCGATGAGCGCGCAAAGGTGCGCCTGGCCGCCATTCGTGCGGCGGTCTCTGGTGGCACTCCGATGGAAGTTGGTCCTCCTCGGAATGGTAAGATTAAGAAGCACGCGGATAACGATAAGGAGTGTATCGTAATGTGA
- a CDS encoding hypothetical protein (EggNog:ENOG503NXKT; COG:G) → MKAAVVAAAAAVLAGGASAHSHRHAHKALFQKRSLNDTEVCVPTCTTIYSTIYGEETWIQPPPKSTEAPVPVPVITTTPEPEPVVVPTTTTEPAIVPTPIPQICPTPGTYTFPATTIVVTETTTVCAASTTEVPSGTHTLGGVTTVVETATEIVCPYATTEVENGVVTSVIKTTTFVCPSAGTYTIAPITTVVPSVTTVVVPVVTTYCPGTYTAPAVVTTITETNVVVYCPFTSSEIPAPTPQAVTPKPQAAPEPAPAPAPAPEKPKAVAPPPASTPAKGKDSVGGGKLGGKGKHWAMTYTPFRPDGHCKTYSEVDADVKIIASKNFEALRIYSTDCDTLPNVGAAAEKYGLRLIIGLFVGSPGCDNGNPTIAQQISALKEWKKWHLVDLCVVGNEALFNGYCSVQQLADLIVHTKKELGSAGYTGPYTTTDVLSAFEAGDMSPVCNVIDVVSANVHAYFNYQTTPGQAGKFVRSQLDAVSKICGGKPSYCMETGWPTSGVCNGAACAGVPQQKEAIASIEQEIGQSVVFFSFRDDPWKNPGACNCERSWGSDKAFGY, encoded by the coding sequence ATGAAGGCAGCCGTTGTAGCAGCGGCCGCGGCCGTCCTCGCCGGCGGTGCGAGCGCCCACAGTCACCGTCACGCCCACAAGGCGCTGTTCCAGAAGAGGTCGCTCAACGACACCGAGGTCTGCGTCCCTACCTGCACCACCATCTACAGCACCATCTACGGCGAGGAGACCTGGATCCAGCCCCCTCCCAAGTCCACTGAGGCTCCTGTTCCCGTCCcggtcatcaccaccacacccgaACCCGAGCCAGTTGTTgtcccaaccaccacaaccgaGCCAGCGATCGTTCCCACACCCATCCCGCAGATTTGCCCGACCCCGGGCACCTACACCTTCCCTGCGACGACCATCGTGGTGACTGAGACTACCACCGTCtgcgccgcctccaccaccgaggTCCCCAGCGGCACCCACACCCTCGGCGGTGTCACCACCGTCGTCGAGACCGCTACCGAGATTGTCTGCCCCTACGCCACCACCGAGGTTGAGAACGGCGTTGTCACCAGCGTCATCAAGACCACCACCTTTGTCTGCCCCTCGGCCGGCACCTACACCATtgcccccatcaccaccgttgTCCCAAGCGTCACCACCGTTGTTGTGCCTGTCGTGACCACCTACTGCCCGGGTACCTACACCGCTCCTGCCGttgtcaccaccatcaccgagacCAACGTTGTGGTCTACTGCCCATTCACCTCCTCCGAGATCCCTGCCCCCACTCCTCAGGCTGTCACCCCTAAGCCCCAGGCTGCCCCTGagcccgctcccgctcctgCCCCGGCCCCTGAGAAGCCCAAGGCTgttgcccctcctcctgccagCACTCCtgccaagggcaaggacaGCGTGGGTGGTGGCAAGCTCGGCGGAAAGGGCAAGCACTGGGCCATGACCTACACCCCCTTCCGCCCCGATGGTCACTGCAAGACCTACAGCGAGGTTGATGCCGATGTCAAGATCATCGCCAGCAAGAACTTCGAGGCTCTCCGCATCTACTCCACCGACTGtgacaccctccccaacgTTGGTGCTGCCGCTGAGAAGTATGGCCTCCGTCTGATCATTGGTCTCTTCGTCGGCAGCCCCGGTTGCGACAACGGCAACCCCACCATTGCCCAGCAGATCTCTGCTCTCAAGGAATGGAAGAAGTGGCACCTTGTCGACCTTTGCGTCGTCGGTAACGAGGCTCTCTTCAACGGCTACTGCTCCGTTCAGCAGCTCGCCGACCTCATTGTCCACACCAAGAAGGAGCTCGGCTCTGCCGGCTACACTGGcccctacaccaccaccgatgTGCTCTCTGCCTTCGAGGCTGGTGACATGTCCCCGGTCTGCAACGTCATTGACGTTGTTTCCGCCAACGTCCATGCCTACTTCAACTACCAGACCACTCCTGGTCAGGCCGGCAAGTTCGTTCGCAGCCAGCTCGACGCCGTCTCCAAGATCTGCGGCGGCAAGCCTTCCTACTGCATGGAAACCGGCTGGCCCACCTCTGGTGTCTGCAACGGTGCCGCTTGTGCCGGTGTTCCCCAGCAGAAGGAGGCCATTGCCTCCATTGAGCAAGAGATCGGCCAGTcggtcgtcttcttctcattcCGTGACGACCCCTGGAAGAACCCCGGTGCTTGCAACTGCGAGCGGTCGTGGGGCTCTGACAAGGCTTTCGGCTACTAA